A stretch of Pelagicoccus enzymogenes DNA encodes these proteins:
- a CDS encoding beta-propeller fold lactonase family protein has product MIRTLPSCLHWFRPAFALFWGIIAVASLCAQDSGDEGDEPVVEVIKQLVFIEQHLHEVGVKDGLKQPYDVKVTPDGGHVYVASFGTSEISYFSRDEESGELGYSGVITQADLGENALGGVRSLVMSPDGEFVYSVAMISNSLASFDRDAETGALSLIDAIYDTDGGVDGLDGPRSIVMSPDGKNLYVAAYDESKISVFSRNAVTGTASFLGVYEEGDQGVVELSSPHALAMSSDGKNLYVALHSNEIIVFSRDVSSGLLTYHSRLSYLTSESNKTSIRALALSPDGKFAYVASWNNDAITVFSRDTETGALTMKSDVFDGSSGVQNLDGPHAISVSSDGAYVYVAVSSSDSVTSFERNATTGALTYYQSLVSGPDDDWNLNGPLSIGTSPDGEHVYLGAGSTPHSLLTFRREVLVDPPEFVVQPVEQSIEEGETVAFYALAQGVDLSYQWLRDGTEIDGETLPVLTIPDVGPGDDGSTFSIQVSNPGGVLTSAAVGLTVLPPVVVNAPLDLTALDISSSSARLVWTDESDNETSFEIQRRVPGGEFAGLVTVLENQTQYDDTSLAASTTYIYRVRARKGDNVSLWSNDAVIESFDDTPQSPVNLAVLEQTYNKVSLRWSDRSAVEDGFRVERRLDEAGATWASVATIDKNVTTFVDRSVEALSTYAYRVQAYNESGDSDYTNSVVAITSEIPVEAISPISRSITRDAKSGYAIGVTSSKDWEALSQAPWLIVTSPTSGQGTGNQGVVYRALLNESQNERTGKIVVGGLEHTVVQAGSPPFMRISPSRTQVDASGGAKVVDIESNVDWTASEDADWLAISSAATGADYGSIVLSIDENDSFDSRTAEISINERTHVVEQAGKIPTLDISATKTQFDRDGGTGSVSVSSNIDWQASVSVSWISLTGAAGGSGDGTVGFSVEANDTAEIRTADILVNEKAISVTQDPPLESDVLEPEWVRVEVGPLGVELEWLDLSDDELGFRLRRKVVVAERVFDVADVPAGTTTYFDRDAPRGKRVEYTLVSYDAIGESDEVKTTSELIPSANFTSVALHVEASGDTKAFESKIPLAGDGEIVLERNASGGRFSEMSFGALYPVARYSLNSDECEFELLGEGQPEDWNAYFLFDEARPGGGFDLSERHLLHAAASVDGSSAFPRGARVMGQLLAEDSAIVVGFEVGGAIELPVLLQGAGSSIDAGYVTSRADDLELGLYEISEAGELSLLASNDDWGSATNDATITLEDAVSQTGAVGTLSTSGGEARILRMLGAGKYVAVLRSNSGSIGTAMLEVYDAR; this is encoded by the coding sequence ATGATACGAACTTTGCCTAGCTGCCTACACTGGTTCCGTCCCGCGTTTGCCCTCTTCTGGGGGATCATCGCGGTTGCGTCTCTGTGTGCCCAAGATTCGGGCGACGAAGGAGACGAGCCTGTCGTTGAGGTGATCAAGCAGTTGGTTTTCATCGAGCAGCACTTGCATGAGGTTGGAGTCAAAGACGGGTTGAAGCAACCTTACGATGTCAAGGTGACTCCCGATGGAGGGCACGTCTATGTGGCATCTTTTGGGACGTCGGAGATCAGCTATTTTTCGCGAGACGAAGAGAGTGGTGAATTGGGATATTCAGGCGTGATCACGCAAGCCGACTTGGGAGAGAATGCGTTGGGTGGCGTTCGCTCTTTGGTGATGAGCCCTGATGGCGAATTTGTCTATTCAGTGGCGATGATTTCGAATAGCTTGGCGAGCTTCGACCGAGATGCGGAGACAGGTGCACTGAGCCTGATCGATGCAATCTACGACACTGATGGAGGCGTAGATGGTTTGGACGGGCCACGCTCAATTGTGATGTCGCCAGACGGCAAAAACCTCTATGTGGCAGCTTACGACGAGAGTAAGATAAGTGTATTCAGCCGGAACGCGGTGACTGGAACTGCAAGTTTCCTGGGTGTCTATGAGGAAGGCGACCAAGGGGTTGTCGAGTTGAGCTCGCCGCATGCGTTGGCGATGAGTTCTGACGGGAAGAACCTCTATGTGGCTTTGCACAGCAACGAGATTATTGTTTTTAGTCGGGATGTCAGCAGCGGTTTATTAACGTACCACAGTCGTTTGTCGTATCTGACTTCGGAGAGCAACAAGACCTCCATCAGAGCTCTCGCCCTGAGTCCTGACGGAAAGTTTGCCTATGTGGCATCATGGAATAACGACGCTATCACCGTTTTTTCCCGCGATACAGAGACCGGTGCGCTGACGATGAAAAGCGACGTGTTTGACGGATCGAGTGGGGTGCAGAATCTCGACGGTCCTCATGCTATTTCAGTTAGTTCGGATGGTGCTTACGTTTATGTCGCGGTTTCATCAAGTGATTCGGTGACTTCCTTTGAGCGGAATGCAACTACAGGTGCTCTGACCTACTATCAAAGCCTCGTTTCAGGTCCGGACGACGACTGGAACTTGAATGGTCCATTGTCTATCGGTACCAGCCCGGATGGTGAACACGTTTATTTAGGAGCTGGGTCTACTCCGCATTCGCTTTTGACATTTCGACGCGAGGTCCTGGTGGATCCTCCGGAATTTGTAGTACAACCGGTTGAGCAGAGTATCGAGGAGGGAGAGACTGTGGCCTTCTACGCATTGGCTCAAGGTGTTGATCTGAGCTATCAATGGTTACGTGATGGAACGGAAATCGACGGTGAAACTTTGCCGGTTTTGACGATTCCGGACGTTGGTCCCGGAGATGACGGGAGTACCTTTAGTATTCAGGTGAGCAATCCGGGTGGAGTGCTCACGAGTGCGGCGGTTGGCTTGACGGTATTGCCGCCAGTGGTGGTGAACGCACCTTTGGACCTCACTGCATTGGACATTTCAAGCAGTTCGGCTCGCTTGGTTTGGACCGACGAGAGTGACAATGAGACGAGCTTCGAGATTCAACGTCGCGTTCCCGGAGGCGAGTTCGCTGGCTTGGTGACTGTATTGGAAAATCAGACACAGTATGATGACACGAGCCTAGCTGCTTCGACGACTTACATTTATCGGGTGCGGGCTCGCAAAGGAGATAACGTGTCGCTCTGGTCGAACGATGCTGTAATTGAATCGTTCGACGACACTCCTCAGTCGCCGGTGAACCTGGCGGTTCTGGAGCAGACCTACAACAAGGTTTCGCTCCGCTGGTCAGATCGTTCTGCGGTGGAGGATGGTTTTAGGGTCGAGCGCAGGCTAGACGAAGCGGGCGCGACCTGGGCAAGCGTGGCCACGATCGACAAGAACGTTACTACTTTCGTGGATCGTTCTGTCGAAGCTCTTTCCACCTACGCGTATCGAGTTCAGGCTTACAACGAATCTGGCGATTCAGACTACACGAATTCGGTCGTTGCGATCACGAGCGAAATTCCGGTCGAGGCGATTAGTCCGATTTCCCGCAGCATCACGAGGGATGCGAAATCCGGTTATGCGATCGGAGTGACTTCTTCGAAAGATTGGGAGGCATTGTCACAGGCCCCGTGGTTGATAGTGACGAGCCCGACAAGTGGACAAGGGACTGGGAACCAGGGGGTTGTCTATCGGGCTCTGTTGAACGAATCCCAGAATGAGCGCACGGGGAAAATTGTGGTAGGCGGTTTGGAGCACACGGTGGTGCAGGCAGGTTCGCCTCCATTCATGCGTATCAGTCCGTCTCGTACTCAAGTGGATGCGAGCGGTGGCGCGAAGGTGGTCGACATCGAGTCGAACGTCGATTGGACGGCGAGCGAGGATGCGGATTGGCTTGCCATCTCTTCCGCTGCCACAGGTGCGGACTATGGATCTATCGTCCTGAGTATTGATGAAAACGACAGCTTCGATTCGCGTACCGCTGAGATTAGCATTAACGAAAGGACGCACGTTGTCGAACAAGCGGGCAAAATTCCCACGTTGGATATCAGCGCGACTAAGACGCAGTTTGATCGCGATGGCGGCACAGGCTCCGTGTCGGTGAGCTCCAATATCGATTGGCAGGCAAGCGTATCCGTTTCTTGGATCAGCTTGACGGGAGCGGCAGGTGGTTCTGGCGATGGAACGGTGGGCTTCTCGGTCGAGGCGAATGACACTGCGGAAATCCGTACGGCGGACATCTTGGTAAACGAGAAGGCGATCAGCGTCACGCAAGATCCGCCCCTAGAGTCTGATGTGCTCGAACCTGAGTGGGTTCGAGTGGAAGTAGGGCCGCTGGGCGTAGAGCTTGAATGGCTCGATTTGTCGGATGACGAACTTGGCTTCCGTCTGCGGCGTAAGGTGGTGGTAGCGGAACGCGTTTTCGACGTCGCTGACGTACCAGCGGGAACCACCACCTACTTTGACCGCGACGCGCCGCGTGGCAAGCGAGTGGAGTATACGCTAGTGTCCTACGATGCCATTGGGGAATCCGACGAAGTGAAGACGACCTCCGAGCTGATTCCCTCTGCAAACTTCACGAGCGTAGCGCTGCATGTGGAGGCGTCTGGGGACACGAAAGCTTTCGAATCGAAGATTCCGTTGGCGGGGGATGGGGAAATCGTCTTGGAGCGAAACGCTTCTGGGGGACGCTTTTCGGAAATGAGCTTTGGGGCTCTGTATCCGGTTGCACGATACAGCCTGAATTCCGACGAGTGTGAATTCGAATTGCTGGGAGAAGGGCAGCCTGAAGATTGGAATGCCTATTTTTTGTTTGACGAAGCTCGGCCAGGAGGCGGCTTTGATTTGAGTGAGCGGCACTTATTACACGCTGCGGCTAGCGTGGATGGGAGCTCAGCTTTTCCTCGTGGTGCCCGAGTGATGGGGCAATTGCTCGCGGAGGATTCTGCAATTGTGGTGGGCTTTGAAGTAGGGGGTGCGATTGAGTTACCCGTCCTGTTGCAAGGCGCGGGGAGCAGTATCGATGCGGGTTATGTGACGAGTCGAGCGGATGATTTGGAGTTGGGGTTGTACGAGATCTCCGAGGCTGGAGAATTGAGTTTGTTGGCAAGCAACGATGATTGGGGGAGTGCTACGAATGATGCGACAATAACCCTGGAGGATGCGGTTTCGCAGACGGGCGCAGTTGGAACGCTGTCGACGAGTGGCGGCGAAGCTAGAATTTTGCGGATGCTAGGGGCGGGCAAGTATGTGGCGGTTTTGAGGAGTAACAGTGGAAGTATTGGGACCGCGATGTTGGAGGTGTATGATGCGAGGTAG
- a CDS encoding adenylosuccinate synthetase, translating to MLDLWREAVHFLAALVVNAEADTDMALTEYKSKFIADCGISMGDEGKGRLISEVVEELREKTGVENPVQVVLKVNGGANSGHTAGGLKLNLLPAGVVDQSVETLAIGAGVVADPRKFMWELLPVDHKGYRVTERLAIDERCMVSDVIHRLLDLAWEWYRVNVINEEPRGSTGRGITPAYLDEVGQFQIVYSDFLADQELYAKKVANRADRACRVIQHVCQVTPEAWDSFFDTLTEGETRANEEAIKLGLFDENEFDFTIFKGEEPFTLDVEKIVEIYWDTAQNLADKIVDVRELVRGAQSAGRYTIGEYGQAYWLDKRQGFSPNVSASHTYAPEFFNSACQPVQPLHVFGVAKAYDTKVGTHVFITQEDPEHPLFKILRKLEFGVSTGRQRMVGWYDAVEKGDTLRFGGFDDLMINKIDALTHSGDWNGNLKICIAYEDTEGKRYHRVPRTEAIRKTLKPVYQEYAGWTQDISKCRKFDELPAEAKSYIAGMMRSLLDSAYYGDEWPAELPNLRYVGVGPMPSQVIRDIPEIRELLKFDQAIQS from the coding sequence TTGCTCGATCTCTGGCGCGAAGCTGTGCATTTTCTCGCGGCTTTGGTCGTAAACGCCGAAGCAGACACAGACATGGCCCTCACAGAGTACAAAAGCAAATTCATCGCCGACTGCGGCATCAGCATGGGAGACGAAGGTAAAGGACGCCTCATCTCCGAAGTCGTCGAAGAGCTTCGTGAAAAGACTGGCGTGGAAAATCCCGTGCAAGTCGTCCTCAAGGTCAACGGAGGCGCCAACTCCGGCCATACCGCGGGCGGGCTCAAGCTCAACCTTCTCCCCGCGGGCGTCGTCGACCAGTCTGTCGAAACCCTCGCCATCGGAGCCGGCGTGGTAGCCGACCCACGCAAGTTCATGTGGGAACTCCTGCCCGTCGACCACAAGGGCTACCGCGTCACCGAACGCCTCGCCATCGACGAACGCTGCATGGTTTCCGACGTCATCCATCGCTTGCTCGACCTCGCCTGGGAGTGGTACCGCGTCAACGTCATCAACGAAGAGCCCCGCGGCAGCACCGGCCGCGGAATCACCCCTGCCTACCTCGACGAAGTCGGCCAGTTCCAGATCGTCTACTCCGACTTCCTCGCCGACCAAGAGCTTTACGCCAAAAAGGTAGCCAACCGGGCCGACCGGGCTTGCCGCGTCATCCAGCACGTTTGCCAAGTCACGCCCGAAGCTTGGGACAGCTTCTTCGACACCCTCACTGAAGGTGAAACCCGAGCCAACGAGGAAGCCATCAAGCTCGGCCTCTTCGACGAGAACGAGTTCGACTTCACCATCTTCAAAGGCGAGGAGCCCTTCACCCTAGACGTCGAGAAGATCGTAGAAATCTATTGGGACACCGCTCAAAACCTCGCCGACAAGATCGTCGACGTGCGCGAGTTGGTTCGCGGCGCCCAAAGCGCCGGCCGCTACACCATCGGCGAATACGGCCAAGCCTACTGGCTCGACAAGCGCCAAGGCTTCTCGCCCAACGTTTCCGCCTCCCACACCTACGCTCCGGAATTTTTCAATTCCGCCTGCCAGCCCGTCCAGCCCCTGCACGTCTTCGGCGTCGCCAAGGCCTACGACACCAAGGTCGGTACCCACGTTTTCATTACCCAGGAAGATCCAGAGCACCCGCTCTTCAAGATCCTCCGCAAGCTCGAGTTCGGCGTATCCACCGGTCGCCAACGCATGGTCGGCTGGTACGACGCGGTGGAAAAAGGCGACACGCTCCGCTTCGGCGGATTCGACGATCTGATGATCAACAAGATCGACGCCCTTACCCATTCCGGCGACTGGAACGGCAACCTTAAAATTTGTATCGCCTACGAGGATACCGAAGGAAAACGCTACCATCGCGTTCCCCGCACGGAAGCCATTCGCAAGACGCTTAAGCCCGTTTACCAAGAGTACGCCGGCTGGACCCAGGACATTTCTAAATGCCGCAAGTTCGACGAGCTGCCTGCCGAGGCAAAAAGCTACATCGCCGGCATGATGCGTTCCCTGCTGGACTCCGCCTACTATGGCGACGAATGGCCAGCCGAATTGCCCAACCTGCGCTACGTCGGCGTCGGCCCCATGCCCTCACAGGTCATCCGCGACATCCCGGAGATCCGCGAGCTCCTCAAGTTCGACCAAGCGATCCAATCCTAA